The sequence below is a genomic window from Lolium perenne isolate Kyuss_39 chromosome 4, Kyuss_2.0, whole genome shotgun sequence.
AATTTAGAGCTTGTACTTCTTTTCTTTATACTGCGGTACTTCCCGTACATCAATAACTGTACTTCctagttgttcatcttgattgttgttgaagatCAAGATTCATATGTTTGTACTTCGTAGTTCGTGCTCCTTTTTTTTGTAATGTGTACTTCGTATCTCTTACTTATGTACTTCTTGTGCCTCTATTCTAGTACTTCCTTGTGAGAGGGTGGGGGGGTTGGGGGGGGGTTCCCCCCCCCCCCATACATAAAATCTGATATATATTTTGTTACTGGAGATCAAGATTTTATAGGGTGTACTTTTGTAGCTCTTACTTATGTACTTCTTTGTTCCTCTACTCTTGTACTTCCTggtgggggaggggggggggttgGGGGGGTTCCCCCCCCCATACATAAGTAGTACCGAATAAAATCTATTATATATTTTGTTACTACAGATCAAGATATATAAGTTGTACTTCGTAGCCCTTACTTCTGTACTACTTATGCCTATACTCTCGTACTTCCCTTTTGTAATTTTGTTATTGGAATTCAAGATTCTTAGTTTGTACTTTTTCTTTTGTTGTGAGCTTGTACTTCTATTAGTTTTATTCGGTACTTGCTGCTTCTTCACTTTATCCTACATGGGATATTCTATTTGATGTATTTCTTTTTATAATTTAATATTATGAGTTTTTGTACTTTTTTTTCAAGCCTGTACTTCTATTTGCTGCAGAGTCATCTATGATATATATTTTTTTAATTGTATTCTTGTAAATTAAGGTTGTACTTACTTGTATCCTGTACTTCCTTATCGTTTATGCTTTGTATTTCCTTTTTGCTGCCCTTTGTTTTTTGTTTGAGGCTGTACTTATTTGCTTGACAGGCCAGGTAACGGCCCAGTCGGGCTTTTCTGGGCCCGATTTGTTATGAATTGGTATTTTCGGCCCATTTAATTGTGGCCCGGTGGCGTCCGTATGCGTCTCTTGCATCATAACTGCAAGTTGTGCAGCCGTTCCGCACTGTCCGCACGGCGTAACTCCACCTTCCCCACTCTCTCTTCGCTTTCCTCGTCTCTCGTCGCAGAGAGGAACTGCTGCGCGGTTGCGGCGACGGAGCCGCTGCTTTCTTCCGGTACGATCAACTTCTCCGCGCCCCTCCCTATCTCGCGCGGTACTTCTATTCCGTCTATCCTTCTCCGGCCCCTCAAATTTTCTCCCGTGAATGCTCTCGTGAGGTTGGGTTCCGGATTAGGGGTTACTGTTCATAGCTTAGGGTTTTCCTGCTTGTAGATCTTGTTTGTTCTTTCCTTTTGTATCGCGCAGCGTGTCTTCTTGTTTGTCTGCTGCATTCTCCTCGGACTAATTCGTTTTGATTTTTGCTTTTTGATGTGTGGTTGGTTGCAGGGTTCGTGTTCATGTGCTTCTGATCTCCGCGTTGACTGGGAGAGGTCGATTTTTTTTTTAGTCATGGATCCTGCCCCGAAATCCCCACTGCCTCAGGAAACCCAAGGTAATTttatgttttcgtttttgttttgtggTACTTAATTGTGGCGAAATTGTCTGCATGCTTTTTTTTTCCTCATGCTTGTTGTGCTTCCCTTTAGATCTCGAACTAGTTTATACAATGTTAATTCTTGCGTTGCTTGTGCAAATATACTTATCTGGTACTCATATATGTACTTACTCGTTGCTACAAGTTGTACTTCCCTTGTTTAATTTCATATACTGCAGTTATTTTTTTACTCATGGATGTGTGTTATCTGACAACAGAAATTATTCTAATTGGTTTTGGTTTTGTTTTCTACTTGTATATTCGGTCATGTGCTGTTGTTACATGTACTTATTTATATGTACCAGTTGTACTTCCCTTATTTAGTTGCATATACTGCAGTTtatttttactttttttttgttttgtgttATTTTGACAATGGAAATTCTCCTAATTATTTCTGTTTTTGTTTCTACATGTACATGTACTTATCTGATGTTAGTACATGTACTTCTTTTCCAGATTCATGTGTATGTTCTTATTTGTAGTTCTTTATTTTTAGTACTGCTCTCTCCTAGTTTTGTTTTTGCATTTTTCTTGTTTTGATTGTTTCTATTCTACTTATCATCTTATATTGTTCATTTTACTATGTCTGAACCCATTTCTTTTTTTAGGTGAAGTTACAGTTATTAAGAAAGCGAAATTGTTTGCCGCCGATGGCAAACTAAGTCTCGTTGCCGGTATTCCTATCGTTTTCCCTGATGTTACTGTGAGGATTAGGAGTGAGGATGAGGTTAAGAAAAGCTCTTCTACATCTGGTAATCATTTTTAATATGATCCCTGTTTGTGTGCTCATTGTCTTTGTTTTTTGTGATTTTTGTATTGTCATGCTTGTTCTCTTTTGATATGTGAATCATAAGACAACTAAAATATATGCTCTTAAGTGAAATAAGACTATGTATTCTATTTTGTAGCAGTTGTACTTCCCTTGTTTTTAGTTACAAATAATGCAGTTAATTGCATTGCACTTATCTGATATGTATTGTTGGACTTCCTTACCTTTTATTTTACCATTTTAGGAAATTAAATATATTTTTTTCATTGCTGTTGTAATTaatttgtttctttttctttaatgCAGATGCAGATTTGCAAACTGAAACTACTGACAAGGATATCACtgatgtacttgcttctgtagaaGAGACTTATGGAGATGGAGATCGAATGTCTGCTCATGATGGTTCTGAGCAAGGTGAAGGTGATATAGGTTCTTTGGAGTTGTCGTTAACTCCTACTCAGGATGTTGACGGCACTGAGCCAGTTACTCAGATAGAAGATGTTCCAGCCCAGCTTGCTGCTGAGGAAGAAAGGGTTGCACAGAAAATTGTGCGTGCTAGGGAACGAAAGAGCAAGGCGATTCATGATGCAGGAGCATCTAATGTTGGTCCCATAGCTTACCATCGTCGGGAACGGAGGAGCAAGGCGGCTAATGATGCAGAAGCATATTCTGTTGTTCCCGAAGCAAGTCGTACGGAACGGAGGAGCAAGGTGGCTCATGATGATAGCCAGGCTCCTTCTGATGATAGCGATGTGACTATTGATGATAGTGTGGCGGCTCATGTTTATCCTGAGTCTGCTCCTGCGTCTGATGCAGATGCTGATGTGGCGGCTCATGTTGATCCCGAGTCTGCTTCTGCGTCTGATGCTGATGCTGATGCGGCGTCCCATGATGATAATGCGGATGCTGCTCCTGCGTCTGATGCAGATGCTGATGTGGCGGCTCATGTTGATCCCGAGTCTGCTTCTGCGTCTGATATTAATTTGTCCCTTGTTGTTCCTAGCAGTCCTGTTACCACGCACAGGAAAAGGGGTGTTGTCCGAAAGAAGAGGATGGCTGATCTTTGGTATATTGGTACCCCCCGCAGAAGTCCTCGTGTCTCTGCTGTGTCTAGTGTTGATGGTAGCACACGGCAAAGCCCACGTATTCTAAATATGCAGAAAGCTAGCCCTCTTGGTGTTATTGCTAAGGGGAAGCAAGCTAAATCTAAGGTGGAAGCAGGCTCATCTCACTTCATTTTAGTTTTTATCAACTTACCTGATATCTCTGTATCTTTTCTAATTACTTGATAATTTTGTATCTGTAGGTTTCTGCTTTTAAGAAGGAAAAGCCTGCTGATGCTACTGGTGGTAAGAGTGTTGTTGATAAGCCGAAGGTGAATCCTAAGACGGTGAAAAAATCTGCTCCTAAGAGAAAGAAAACTGTTTGTTTTAAAGAAGATGAGGATTTTGTGGCTGAGGATCATCAGGTTTCTGATGATGACATTCCTAAGGTTATCTCCTGTTTTTTTCATATATTATTATATGTCTCCTCTAGTTGTTTATATGTATGGTCTTTCTTTTTTTTTGTGCTAGTACTTCCTCATTTGAATAACTTGTACTTCAAGTGTTCCTTCTCTTGTACTTCCCTTTCTTTTCATATTTATTATATGCCTCCTCTAGTTGTTTATATGTATGGTCTTTCTTTTTCTTGGTGCTAGTACTTCCTCATTTGAATAACTTGTACTTCAAGTGTTCCTTCTCTTGTACTTCCCTTTCTTTTCATATTTATTATATGCCTCCTCTAGTTGTTTATATGTATGGTCTCTCTTTTTCTTGTGCTAGTACTTCCTCATTTGAATAACTTGTACTTCAAGTGTTCCTTCTCTTGTACTTCCCTTTCTTTTCATATTTATTATATGCCTCCTCTAGTTGTTTATATGTATGGTCTCTCTTTTTCTTGGTGCTAGTACTTCCTCATTTGAATAACTTGTACTTCAAGTGTTCCTTCTCTTgtacttctctttttttttcatatTTATTACATGCCTTCTCTAGTTGTTTATATGTATGGTCTCTCTTTTTTTTGGTGCTAGTACTTCCTCATTTGAATAACTTGTACTTCAAGTGTTCCTTCTCTTGTACTTCTTTTTTATTAGTGTACTGTTTGTAATTATCTGTTTGTGATTCTATCTCATGCATGTAATGTTCTTTTAAATTTTGTATAAGGTTGTTAAGAGGAGGAGAGGGCAGGCAGAACCTTCTGCTGTGGTTCATGATGAAAAGGAGCGGTTTAATACTGTTGCCAGGTGCTCTTTGAAGGAATTAACTCTCTGCTTTGGTTTGCTTGAGGAAAGACACAAGCTGTTGGTTCGTGAAGCTGGATTGGGTCATATTGGGGATTTCAAGATAAGAACAAACATCAATCGACGTCTTATGTCCTTTCTGATGTACAATATCGATCCTGTCACGATGAATTTGGATCTTGGAGATGGTACCAAGATTATTCAGATCAATGCTGATGCAATTCACAAGTTGTTTGCGCTTCCTTTTGGCGAGAATTCACCTCCTAGGCCTTCAGATAGTATCCATGATGATGCTTTGATGAGGTTAAAGGCTGAGTTAGGTTATGCCAGGAATAAGCAAATTGAGACGAAGGATCTTAGGAGGTTACTTGCAAATCTTGTGAAAGACCCAGCCAATGATGCTTTGGCTTTGAAGGTTTTCGGTCTTGTTCTTTATAACAAATTTATCTGCCCTGGCTATACTACTCGTGTTTCAAGGGAAGCCGcaatggttgaagattttgatatcctcaaGCTTAAGGATTTTAACTTGTGCCAGCTTGTAGTTGATGAGCTTAGGAAAGCTGTTTTGGACTGGCAGGCATCAAAATCAGATTGGGCTGCTATTCCTGGCTGTGCCATTGCTCCTCTTCTCATGTATCTTGACTGCATTGATCACAGGAAGCTAAATCCTAGGGATAAACGCACACCTCATGCACTTTTCATGAACCCTTCCAATCTTTTGAAGCTTTCTGATCTTGACTGTATTAAGGAAGGTGACTGGAAGCCTTCTTCGTGGATTTATGGCAAGTTACCGGTGAGTCCACTTTCTTCTTttattcttgtttttattttatttttgtttcatgCAACTTTTGATTTTAACATTGTTTTATCTTCATGTGCGTTTGCAGTGGAAATCACGTGGTGATATTGTGTTCTTTGATGATGTACCTAGAATGACTGGTGGGCGTTTGACTCCTTCGAAGAGGAGTAGCTCTTCTCTTGCAGCTTTTCAGTCTTCTAGACCTTTTTTGGTGTAGTAGCAAGGATCTGCTCCGGATGGGCAATGTGCTCCAAATGAGTCTTTGACTGTTAATGTTTGTGGGGATATTGAAGCTCTCCTTTCAAAAGCATATGATTTGTCTCTTCAAATACCTACATCTGCCAAGCGACTGAGCTACACTGCTGGCTTCTTGCCTCCTGAACTTTGTTTTAATGAAGTTGCAGCAAAGGATACCCTTGATTTGGAGGCTGCAAACATTGTGCTCTTTCAGACTAGCATTGTTCACATGCGACAGGGTTTGTGCCTGTTCAAGGCATCCCAGGATGCTCGTTGCAAACCATATGAGGAAAAAGCTGAGGCATATTTGAAGGCCATGAATGATGTCGATGCATGCTGCTTTCTTCCGTCGCACTGGTTTCCCCGTTTCCCCGATGCTGTTGTCTTTGTGCGTCCCGTACTCCTACTGTCGCCGATGCTTCCGGTTCATCTCTTGGAGATGTGAGATTTTctgtatttttattttgatcttcTTTTTAGATGCAAAGCTGAACTTCTTTTCTTTTATCTTTGTCTTATGCTTTCTTTTTTCAAAATTTTTTGTAATGACTttatttctattttatttttatgcaGGCTACTACCAATGAAGATTTGCTCGTCTTGATActcctccatgtgatgatttggAGGCTGAGAATACTGTTACGGATGTACGTCGGGATGACAAGGAGAATTTTGTGGATGCCATGGATGATCTCTGTCACGGCAAGGACGGTGCTGAAACTCTTGATGAGCAGGAAGCTCTGATGGTGTTAAGTGTCCTCATACCGGTGAAGGACTGAATACTGGATTCTGTCCATGCTCTGCTACTGATGTTACCATTGCTCCTGTTATTCTGAAGTTACCAAGAGTGATGTTGTCTTGCTACTCTTAATGCTGAAGCGAGATACTTATAAAGTTGACGCGCCCCTTCTGCTGTTGCTCTGACCGAGAGCCTTCACCTTTGGTTTCGCAACTTGTGCCGGCAAGCACTTTATTTCTTTGCCGCGCTTCTAGGCAGGAGGACAATCTTCTTGAACAAACTGAGGAGCCAGCTCCGACATCTCAAGATTTAGGCAAGACCTCGTAAAGTTCATGCTTTGGTAGTTTGATTTGCTTTGTTTGTTGCTTTTGTGTGGTGTGCTTTGCAAGTGTTGGGGATGTGGGGAATGTAAACTACCTTGAACAAAATATCGTTAGATTATGTATGTTCTTGTTATCGGACCTGGGTTGTAAAATAAAAAATTCAGTTTCTTTGTCTATTAAGTTTGTGTTCTGGAAACATAGAAAAGAAGTGTGCAGATTTGCTTGTACTTCCTGTTTCACTTTCTGTTTTTTACCTTGACGTTACATGTACTTTTCTGTTTACCTTGCTTGTACTTCCTTACATGTACATCCTTTTGCATGAAAAGGATTGCAGCTTTGCAGATATATAGTCATGAATTTTCTGCTCCTGTACTTCCCTGGCAATTGTGTTTGTACTTCCCACAACTTAGGTAGTTGAGTACACTTAGTTCTACTTTTTTCAGCTTGTACTTCTTTGCACATGGACCTGCACTTCTTTTCTGTGTAGTCCTGTACTTCTCTAGTCTGTCTCTGTGCACTTCAACCTGTATTTTTTTTTATAATATTTGAATCATATCATTTTATGTTTATTCTTTTTTAAGGTCGTGATGTTTTAATTTCTTTTGTTTCTGCAGCCTCTCAGTACCGCAATTATTCTGCAAAACTTCGAGAAAGTATTGACAAGTTTTTCTATTCTGTTACAAAAGTAAAAAGCAGTGATGAAGTAGCGTAAGTTGATATTTTTTTTTATGCGACAATTCTTATGGCAACTCTTTTCTCATATTGACATGTTTAATTAAatattattttattattattttttcaGGAATAAGGTGATGTTTTGTAATAAATTTTGCGAAGCTACTGTTAAGGATGTTTCAGAATCATTTAACCTGCGTGGGATGCTATCAAGTACTGTAGCTGAAATTGGCATTCACCTGATGAGGGAGAAATACAAGGGCACCAGCAAGCTTATTGTTCCTTTCTGGGTTTGTGTAAGTTGCAGACATTTTATGATGTAGTTTTGTTACTTACCTATCTTTTTTCCCCTGGTATTTGAAGTCTGTTACTTACATTTCAGCGTAAGATATGGAACGGATCTTTTGACAAAAATGTGAGGTCTTGGTTTACTGAATCTGGACTTGAGCGTATGGACGGGCATGATATTGTGAGTAAACTTTTTAAATTTGTTTGTATAATATAAATTTTACTGCCTGATGCCTTTCTTATATATTAATTGTCCATTTTTACAGGTTGTTTTTCCAACTTTTGATCCTCCAAAATCTAGAGATGCGGTTGGACATTACGCTGTGGTTACGCTGAATCTGAGGGATAGATCTTTCCAGTATATTGATTCTTTGTATACATGCAAAGATCCTACTGGATGGTTCATGTTCAACAAGATGACAAAGAATATAAAGCAGCTTTGGGCAGATGCTTCCCAGGACATGCAAGACCCTCTCAGTCCACTTACTATTGATGACTTGAAGACAGAGTACTTGTGTACACCGCAGCAGGACAATGCGTGAGACATGCGTGAAACATCATTTATATGTCCttttttttcatgtttttgtTCTTTCTTGTCATGATGTATCTTGTTTTTTCTGTAGTCGGGACTGTGGTTTCTTTATGTTACATACCGTTGAGTCTTGGAATGGGAGGTCGCTTACAGAATTTACATGCAAGGACATTCCTAACATAAAGAAAACCATGCTCTTTAGCTGGTCGACGTGTGGAATTTTTGAAGTGGATCTGGTGGGTTTGTTTGGGTATCATCCAGGTTAgtacttttttttttgcatatcATGTTCTTCACCTGTTCGTTTCTTTTTTCATGTAGGCTTCCTGCATTTACTTCCTCTTTCTACCTTCTGTACTTCTAATATATATCTGTTGTACTTCTTGTTTAATGTTCTTGTACTTCTCTGTTTTTACAGTTTTTTCCTGTACTTCctattttttcttgttttttttggATTCAAAGTTAATTTTTAATAAGTTTCAGATACATTTTTTAAAAAGTTTACAACTGATTCTTGTTTGCAGCTCAATctcttgatcttgatgaagagaATTTCTGTCTTTTCGATAGCCAGACTCAGACCTTTGTCCCTGAAGCTAATGTCGTTAACATCAGTAGTCAAGATGATGATTCTGTGAAGAGAACTGACAACAAATCCTTTGATTCTCTGAAGAATAAGCTGGCTGATGTTCTTGGGAAGGCTACTGTTATTGAAAAGACAGTTGTGGATGCTGAAGTTATATCCTCTGATGATGACTTTGTTACCCCAAAGACTAGGTCTGGAAAGGTACTTACTCCTGTTAAGAAGAGAAAGGATCCTTCGGTCGACTCGGCTAATATCACGACTACAAAGAGGGCTCCAAGAAGACCCAAGAAGTGGAGTGGACCTGTAGAGATTTTAAAGCCTGGTGAGTTCAATCAGCTTAAAAATGCAAGGCTGCTTAAGGACTTCATGCTGAGCAAGCATGGAGTCGAAAAATATGGAAGGTATGATATCTTTTTATGATCCTTCTGACCACATGTTTTTTCCTgaactttttcttttcttttttgaccTGTCTTTCCCCTCTGTAATGATTTTTGTTTTTTGTGTCTATACAGTGTCAATTACTGTAGATTTGTCCATGGGAAGGATACGTTTGGCGATGATATTGAATCATTATTTACCGGCAAAGAATTGGCTAAGGCCTTTGGAGATCTTGGGGAGTTAGAGGGTGAAATGATGAGCTATATTATCTGCCAGTGGAAGGAGGATCCCACCCAGAATCATGTCTTTGCTTCTGGAACACGTGTCCTATTGTCTCCCTACTTTCTTACGGTGAATAATATAGTTTCTCTTCTTTCTATTTATAAGCTAGTTGTTATTTGTTGAATAGTCATAACATTTTTAACTATAATCTTTTCTGTGTAGTATTTGCTAGAAATGGACGGCATGACTGTGAGCAAGAACTTTGATGTTGTAAGGGCTGTGCAGAGTTTCCAAGACTATTTGAAACCAGCAGAGAATCTCTTGACTGCAAATCTGGTAATACATTCAATAAAAACTTTGATGCCCTAACCTGCCTGCACTTCTGCTGAGTTTTAACTATGTTCTTcctttttatttgtatttttttcacttgtgcacatgtttttattttattttttgatgtACTTTTTAATAACAGATCATCATGCCCTACTGTAAGACGATGCCTGGTTCACAACAGAAGCATCATGTCTTGTATGTCATGAACAAGTATCATGCAACCTTTGATGTTCTCGATTCGTTTGATTGGAGTAGCCACAAAGAACTTTCTCGGAGTTCGTTCCATGCTGCAGATGTCAAGGAGATTGTATGTTCTAATAATTTTCTGCTTGATTTTCTGACATTTTTTCTAGGTTAAATATCCCTTTGCTTAATGTCATTCCTTTTTTTATTTCAATGTTAAAACAGGCTCGAAGGTTGACCttagtcatggaaggagtttatgGCAAACAACATTATGCCAAAAGTGGTCATCCCAATTGGAACAATGTTTCAAAGAAGCCGAACTATGTGCACGTCCCCAAGGTGGTTTCAACCAGTGTGGCTACTACTGTTTGAAGTTTGCATCTTCTTTTGACGGTGACCAAGTCGTTCTGGACATTGCAGATGATGATGTATGTTTTTATCTTCATAGATGAAGTAATTTTTTCTTATATTtctgtatttttcttttttcataattcttgctttttctgtttattttatgCAGCCTCGCGTTGATGATTGGAAGGCAGAGTACTTGTACTCAACTGTGTTCCATGTCAACAACAAGGTTCCTCTACATGATCTgccagtggaaattcaatgcctttCTCCACATTCTGTGTTGTCTACCCAAGGAGAAGAGCTTATTATGATGCTTAGCCAGATGGCATAGGAACATATTTTTCATATTCGTATATAATTTGAATTTGATATTCATATTTGTAATTTAATATAGTTTGACCTATTGGAACATCAGTATTTTTCATTTTGTACTGGAACATTAGTGTACTTCATACTAATCAATCATGTACTTGGTACTGAGTAAGCTTGTACTGTTTGACTGATGTTATCCTGTACTTCTTACAATACATATCTTTGTTCTTCCTTTTTTCAATTAGCCTTTGTGTTTTTTGTTCTTAGTGAAGTGTTGTACTTCCTGCAGATTTTAGTTTTGAACTTCTTCTGTATTTTCCCATATAATAATTTGCGATATGTATTTTTTATGTAGTTGAAGATTCGAAGCTAGTACTTTTGTGTTTTTCCAGTTGTACTTCTTTTGTTTATACTCTTGTACTTCCTGGTCCTCTTCTATTTTTTCTTAATCCTCCTCTGTATCCCCTACAAAACGAAAGATATGATATGAACTTCTTAATGGAGTTTCAAGAATGTAAACTTGTTGTACTTACTTGTATTCATGCAGATCCATCTGTTATATATATACAATTCTTTCTTTTTTATTCGTCTAAATTAAGCttgtacttacttgtactttagttATGTACTTCCTATCTTTTGTGTGATATGTTTTCTTTTTGCtggtcttttgttttgttttgaggaTGTACTTCTTTAACTGACAGGCCAGTTAACGGCCCAGTCGGGCTTTCTAGCCTAGTAAGCATGCCGGTATGTGTGCAGTTTTTTTGCGGGGGTGGGACTTGTACTTCTTTTGTGTGCAACCTTGTACTTCCTATTGCAACTATTTTGTACTTCCTTTTGTCGTTCatcaatgaatttcctttttgttTTGTTACCTGTAAGATAAATTAGTGTACTTCGTATATCAAATTTTTCCGTGTTGTACTGTCATTCGATGTCAGCTTTGTAATTTCTTATATAACTCATGCTAGAACTTGATGTCTCGGGCTTTACCCAGGTCTTAATTTTTGTTGTattttttttgtaatttttaACACACTACGAACTTCCTATTTGAGTAACCTCGTACTTCATATCAATGTATATCGTACTTCCTAGTTTTTCTTACTGTTTTTGCTGATGTTGCTGATGTAAAGACTTTTGATAGTAGTAAACAAATTACTGAATGGAGTAAACCAAGATCATTTTTTCCATTTTTACATATCACTACTGAATGGGAAGTAAACTTAATTACAATATTgtaatttattttctatttttttatgctAACTTATTTCTGGTGCTCCTTCTTAGTGGGTGGCGTTGGTTCATTTCTTTCATCCTTGTCTTCCGCTttgtcatcttcttcttcatcttcttcttcttcttcttcttcttcttcttcttcttcttcttcctcttcttcttctttttcttcttcttcttcttcctctccctcgtcatcctcttcttcttcatcttgttcctcttcctcttcctcgtcctcttcttcttcctcttctttttgcttcttttttggttgtgttcttgttaGCACTTTCTTCTTCGATTTTCCCTTCAGGTTCAAGCCATTTTTTACAGGGCAAGTAAGAGAGTTGTGGCCAGTTCCATATTTTTTACACCCTGAACACATTTTTCTTCTCGGAGCTTTTATTTTACTTATAGCAAGTTGTTTCATTACTCTAGGATCTTTTGGACAAGATCTAGAGTTGTGTCCCGCTTTCAGCTTGCATATACTGCAAGTGTTCTTCCCTTCCCTCTTCACAGTCTTCTGCACCTTTTTCTTCATAGCTCCTGGAGGTTTAGAGCCACCAGGTTCTTTATTCCTGCTTCCTTTAGTTTTGGACTTAGGTGGTGGTAGTATAACCCTCTACGGCATACTGTTACCATCGTTGTCAGGCTGATCATCTTGCTGGTTAGGATAATCAGGATATGTCTGTTGGTTTTCTGTCCAAAAGTGAGTTTCTTCAGGCTCAAACTCATCAATATCTGGGCACTGGCCTGAACCATCTTCATCATTATCTGGTGTTGACGAACCCATTGCATCAAGTTCATCATACGGATCGCTGAGACCAACTTTTGCTCTTGCCCGCTGTTCTTCTGAGCATGTTGCTTTCCTAACAACTTTCATAGCCAGCTGTAGTACTTCATTCTGCTGGTACAGATACGAGGTTCCATCAGAAGCTTGTGTCTTGTAATCTCTCCTATCAAAAGTTCCTCTATGTCGCGCTCCATTAGTGTACCTCCTTAGTATGTAACTGAGTGGAATGCTATCAACCCTCAGGTGGTCCAGcaggcataaaacatgtaggcagAACAATCCTGTTGTAATAAAATGAAATTTCAATCCGTTAGAAACGGTAAGAATTGCAAGTATGGGTGAAACAGAAGTTTAAGTCACTAGGTAACAGAAGTACAAGTTCTtgttctttttgtttttttataaTGTTTTTGTACCTGTGTGTTCCCATAGCAGACACTCGCATCTGTATTCGCCTCCAACAGGATCTGCAAGTACTCTAAACTGATGGTTTGACCAAGAAAAGTCGGTCGTTGGTTGGTGATAGGTCACCAGATAATTGTACTCATCAAGTTCAGGGTAGTCTGGGTTTGGTTTTATGCGGAAGAGTGTGCTTTTCTTCAGCAGAGCCTGCAACTCTTTGAAAACAGTCTTCGTATAAAGTTGCTGGAATTGATGCTCAAATCCATAATGGGTTCTCTTATTTGTTTTTGACTGAAAAGAGGACACAACACATTTTTTTTAATCTTTTATGAAGAAAAGATAACAAGAATGCTAACATGAAGCACAAGATGTGCAGTAAATGTTTTTTAGATTAAGTACCTGTATTGCATATGTCTTTAAATTTTTTGCATGTCTCCTTTGGAATATTAGTTTGGTAACTTGTTCTGCAAAACGGTTCAGACTGAGCTTCTCATTTAACAGACTACGCTTTAGGGATGCATTCATGCTTTCTGAGCGCTGAGTAGATGTCAT
It includes:
- the LOC139839337 gene encoding protein FAR1-RELATED SEQUENCE 1-like, with the translated sequence MLQLWEIREEWISAYFKNVFCARMTSTQRSESMNASLKRSLLNEKLSLNRFAEQVTKLIFQRRHAKNLKTYAIQSKTNKRTHYGFEHQFQQLYTKTVFKELQALLKKSTLFRIKPNPDYPELDEYNYLVTYHQPTTDFSWSNHQFRVLADPVGGEYRCECLLWEHTGLFCLHVLCLLDHLRVDSIPLSYILRRYTNGARHRGTFDRRDYKTQASDGTSYLYQQNEVLQLAMKVVRKATCSEEQRARAKVGLSDPYDELDAMGSSTPDNDEDGSGQCPDIDEFEPEETHFWTENQQTYPDYPNQQDDQPDNDGNSMP